A stretch of the Tunicatimonas pelagia genome encodes the following:
- a CDS encoding DUF6788 family protein — protein METINRDWLFKLEVQAGRQTDKTLRDAIAQLERILDQRASRPDIKPRKSREVIRREQVGYMTLQLEKVSCGKPKCKRCKEGPSHGPYWYGYWKEGKRTRSRYIGKNIEGADILQPTPTQ, from the coding sequence ATGGAAACAATTAATCGAGATTGGTTATTCAAGCTAGAAGTTCAGGCCGGGCGACAGACTGACAAAACACTACGTGATGCTATCGCTCAATTAGAACGCATACTAGATCAACGGGCTAGCCGACCAGATATTAAGCCCCGAAAGTCCCGCGAAGTCATCAGACGCGAACAAGTGGGTTACATGACACTACAACTAGAGAAAGTGAGCTGTGGTAAACCTAAGTGTAAACGATGCAAAGAGGGGCCTAGCCACGGTCCGTACTGGTACGGTTACTGGAAAGAAGGCAAACGAACCCGCAGCCGATACATAGGCAAAAACATCGAGGGAGCCGACATTTTACAGCCAACCCCTACCCAATAA
- a CDS encoding replication/maintenance protein RepL, which yields MKKKKKISPKFKGTTSVYDETGRRLSVGLVDVNTSAYVNWHRVWIKDLANVIGLLGEGKAKVFSYILSSTERSTNRFVGTIRGIANETSTSTRTVQTVINTLLDSDFMRKQADAPANYLVNPEILNYGSDKKIGYLMIQYSDLPEPTPLEKAIEKAKEEREFEEVLNSESKTAKVRRPKITLADD from the coding sequence ATGAAGAAGAAAAAGAAGATTTCTCCTAAGTTTAAAGGAACTACATCTGTTTATGATGAAACAGGTAGGCGCCTATCTGTTGGCTTGGTTGACGTAAATACAAGTGCATACGTCAATTGGCATCGAGTCTGGATAAAAGACTTAGCTAATGTAATAGGTTTATTAGGCGAAGGTAAAGCTAAGGTCTTCTCATATATCTTGTCATCAACAGAAAGGTCAACTAACAGATTTGTAGGTACTATCAGGGGCATTGCTAATGAAACAAGTACCAGTACGCGAACGGTGCAAACTGTAATCAATACACTGCTTGATTCTGACTTCATGAGAAAGCAAGCAGATGCACCAGCAAATTACCTGGTTAATCCTGAAATTTTGAATTATGGCTCCGATAAGAAAATAGGGTACCTAATGATTCAATATTCTGATTTACCAGAACCAACTCCACTGGAGAAGGCTATAGAGAAGGCGAAGGAGGAAAGAGAATTCGAAGAGGTCTTAAATAGCGAAAGTAAAACAGCAAAAGTAAGACGGCCTAAAATTACTCTTGCAGATGACTAA
- a CDS encoding helix-turn-helix domain-containing protein has translation MNRFAANLKYYRTKAGLSQAELAGKIDLDERQIRYYEHAENAPNAVHLYRMAQVFKIKLDDFFKK, from the coding sequence ATGAATCGCTTTGCTGCCAATCTTAAATACTACCGGACAAAAGCCGGGCTATCACAGGCTGAGTTAGCCGGAAAGATTGATCTTGATGAACGACAAATAAGATACTATGAACATGCCGAGAATGCACCGAATGCAGTTCATCTCTACCGTATGGCGCAAGTGTTCAAGATAAAGCTTGATGACTTTTTTAAAAAATGA